One Solanum pennellii chromosome 10, SPENNV200 genomic region harbors:
- the LOC107032092 gene encoding myb-related protein 308-like, translating to MGRSPCCEKAHTNKGAWTKEEDERLISYIRAHGEGCWRSLPKAAGLLRCGKSCRLRWINYLRPDLKRGNFTEEEDELIIKLHSLLGNKWSLIAGRLPGRTDNEIKNYWNTHIRRKLLSRGIDPTTHRSINDPTTIPKVTTITFAAAHENIKDIDQQDEMINIKAEFIETSKESDNNEIIQEKSSSCLPDLNLELRISPPHHQQLDHHRRSSSLCFTCSLGIQNSKDCSCGSESNGNGWSNNMVSMNIMAGYDFLGLKTNGLLDYRTLETK from the exons ATGGGAAGGTCACCTTGTTGTGAGAAGGCACATACAAACAAAGGAGCATGGActaaagaagaagatgaaagacTTATTTCTTACATTAGAGCTCATGGTGAAGGTTGTTGGAGGTCTCTTCCTAAAGCTGCTGGACTTCTCCGATGCGGTAAAAGTTGTCGTCTCCGATGGATTAATTACTTAAGACCTGACCTTAAACGTGGTAACTTtactgaagaagaagatgaactcATTATCAAACTCCATAGCCTCCTTGGAAACAA GTGGTCGCTTATAGCAGGAAGATTACCAGGAAGAACAGATAACGAGATAAAAAACTATTGGAACACACATATAAGACGAAAGCTTTTGAGTCGAGGTATTGATCCAACAACACATAGATCAATCAATGATCCTACTACAATACCAAAAGTTACAACGATTACTTTTGCTGCTGCTcatgaaaatattaaagataTTGATCAACAAgatgagatgataaatatcaaaGCTGAATTCATCGAAACAAGCAAAGAATCagataataatgaaataattcaagaaaagtCATCATCATGTCTTCCTGACTTAAATCTTGAACTCAGAATTAGTCCTCCACATCATCAACAACTCGATCATCATCGTCGATCAAGCTCTTTATGTTTTACGTGTAGTTTGGGAATTCAAAATAGTAAAGATTGCAGTTGTGGAAGTGAAAGTAATGGAAATGGATGGAGTAATAATATGGTAAGTATGAACATTATGGCTGGTTATGACTTTTTGGGCTTGAAGACTAATGGTCTTTTGGACTATAGAACTTTGGAAACTAAGTGA